From Haemorhous mexicanus isolate bHaeMex1 chromosome 1, bHaeMex1.pri, whole genome shotgun sequence, one genomic window encodes:
- the LOC132331018 gene encoding ovalbumin-related protein Y-like isoform X1, which produces MGSISAANAEFCFDVFKEVKLHRSNDNVLFSSLSMLSTLALVYMGARGKTQSQMEKVLHFDNVTGDRDISDSQVEKPQCGTAEYIHKTFKDLVSDISRQNATNSLRITDRLYIEKTYPILQEYIKCAKKFYKAELEEVDFKTAAEEARQLINSWVEKETNGRIHDFLVSDSVDLNTALVFVNVIYFKGIWKTAFKEEDTWEEPFNVTEQESRPVQMMRQNNTFRVGRVAEDKIKVLELPYASGELSLLVLLPDDISGLAQLENKISYDKLLEWTSPRVMEKRRVKVYLPRMKIEEKYNLTSVLISLGMTDLFSPSANLSGISSAESLRVSEAIHEAYMEVTEEGTEAGGSEVVTGDIQYSSEFEEFRADHPFLFLVKHNPSDMILIFGRYCSP; this is translated from the exons ATGGGCTCCATCAGTGCAGCAAATGCAGAATTTTGTTTTGACGTATTCAAGGAGGTGAAATTGCACCGCAGCAATGACAACGTGCTCTTTTCCTCCCTGAGCATGCTTTCAACCCTGGCCCTGGTGTATATGGGAGCAAGGGGTAAGACACAATCCCAGATGGAGAAG GTTCTTCACTTTGATAATGTTACAGGAGATAGAGACATTTCTGACTCCCAGGTagagaa ACCTCAGTGTGGCACTGCTGAGTACATCCACAAAACATTCAAGGATCTCGTCTCAGACATCAGCAGGCAAAATGCTACCAACTCACTCAGGATTACTGACAGACTCTACATTGAAAAAACATACCCTATTCTTCAG GAATACATAAAGTGTGCAAAGAAATTCTacaaagcagagctggaagaagTTGACTTCaaaacagctgcagaggaagCCAGACAGCTCATCAATTCCTGGGTAGAGAAAGAGACAAATG GACGGATCCACGACTTCCTGGTGTCAGACTCTGTTGATCTCAATACAGCGCTGGTCTTTGTGAATGTCATTTACTTCAAAGGGATAtggaaaactgcatttaaagAAGAAGACACTTGGGAAGAGCCTTTCAATGTGACTGAG CAAGAGAGCAGACCTGTGCAAATGATGCGTCAGAACAACACCTTCAGAGTGGGAAGAGTGGCTGAAGATAAAATTAAGGTCCTGGAGCTTCCGTACGCCAGTggagagctgagcctgttggtgctgctgcctgatgACATCTCTGGCCTGGCACAG CTTGAGAACAAAATCAGCTATGATAAACTCCTGGAGTGGACCAGTCCCAGGGTGATGGAAAAGAGGAGAGTAAAAGTGTACCTCCCACGCATGAAGATTGAGGAGAAATATAACCTCACATCTGTCCTGATATCCTTGGGTATGACTGACCTGTTCAGCCCCTCAGCCAATCTCTCTGGCATCTCTTCAGCAGAGAGCCTGAGAGTATCTGAGGCCATCCACGAGGCATACATGGAAGTCACTGAAGAGGGCACTGAGGCAGGTGGCTCAGAGGTTGTGACTGGAGACATCCAATATTCCTCTGAGTTTGAAGAGTTTAGGGCTGACCACCCATTCCTTTTCTTGGTCAAACACAATCCAAGCGACATGATACTCATCTTTGGTAGATATTGTTCTCCCTAA
- the LOC132331018 gene encoding ovalbumin-related protein Y-like isoform X2 has protein sequence MGSISAANAEFCFDVFKEVKLHRSNDNVLFSSLSMLSTLALVYMGARGKTQSQMEKVLHFDNVTGDRDISDSQCGTAEYIHKTFKDLVSDISRQNATNSLRITDRLYIEKTYPILQEYIKCAKKFYKAELEEVDFKTAAEEARQLINSWVEKETNGRIHDFLVSDSVDLNTALVFVNVIYFKGIWKTAFKEEDTWEEPFNVTEQESRPVQMMRQNNTFRVGRVAEDKIKVLELPYASGELSLLVLLPDDISGLAQLENKISYDKLLEWTSPRVMEKRRVKVYLPRMKIEEKYNLTSVLISLGMTDLFSPSANLSGISSAESLRVSEAIHEAYMEVTEEGTEAGGSEVVTGDIQYSSEFEEFRADHPFLFLVKHNPSDMILIFGRYCSP, from the exons ATGGGCTCCATCAGTGCAGCAAATGCAGAATTTTGTTTTGACGTATTCAAGGAGGTGAAATTGCACCGCAGCAATGACAACGTGCTCTTTTCCTCCCTGAGCATGCTTTCAACCCTGGCCCTGGTGTATATGGGAGCAAGGGGTAAGACACAATCCCAGATGGAGAAG GTTCTTCACTTTGATAATGTTACAGGAGATAGAGACATTTCTGACTCCCAG TGTGGCACTGCTGAGTACATCCACAAAACATTCAAGGATCTCGTCTCAGACATCAGCAGGCAAAATGCTACCAACTCACTCAGGATTACTGACAGACTCTACATTGAAAAAACATACCCTATTCTTCAG GAATACATAAAGTGTGCAAAGAAATTCTacaaagcagagctggaagaagTTGACTTCaaaacagctgcagaggaagCCAGACAGCTCATCAATTCCTGGGTAGAGAAAGAGACAAATG GACGGATCCACGACTTCCTGGTGTCAGACTCTGTTGATCTCAATACAGCGCTGGTCTTTGTGAATGTCATTTACTTCAAAGGGATAtggaaaactgcatttaaagAAGAAGACACTTGGGAAGAGCCTTTCAATGTGACTGAG CAAGAGAGCAGACCTGTGCAAATGATGCGTCAGAACAACACCTTCAGAGTGGGAAGAGTGGCTGAAGATAAAATTAAGGTCCTGGAGCTTCCGTACGCCAGTggagagctgagcctgttggtgctgctgcctgatgACATCTCTGGCCTGGCACAG CTTGAGAACAAAATCAGCTATGATAAACTCCTGGAGTGGACCAGTCCCAGGGTGATGGAAAAGAGGAGAGTAAAAGTGTACCTCCCACGCATGAAGATTGAGGAGAAATATAACCTCACATCTGTCCTGATATCCTTGGGTATGACTGACCTGTTCAGCCCCTCAGCCAATCTCTCTGGCATCTCTTCAGCAGAGAGCCTGAGAGTATCTGAGGCCATCCACGAGGCATACATGGAAGTCACTGAAGAGGGCACTGAGGCAGGTGGCTCAGAGGTTGTGACTGGAGACATCCAATATTCCTCTGAGTTTGAAGAGTTTAGGGCTGACCACCCATTCCTTTTCTTGGTCAAACACAATCCAAGCGACATGATACTCATCTTTGGTAGATATTGTTCTCCCTAA